In the genome of Prunus dulcis unplaced genomic scaffold, ALMONDv2, whole genome shotgun sequence, the window TCGAAGAGCATATCTACAAAAAGGACCTTGTCAACCTAGAGGTCATTCTTTCCCACAAAGTAATATCTCAGGAATTAATCGACGCTTCATTCCCCAATGGTTTGATGAATTTGATTGGTTGGAGTATAGTGTATCTAAAGATGCTGCATTTTGTCTTTATTGCTATCTCTTTAAATCCAATTTTGAACAAGTGGGTAGTGAAGCCTTCACTGGAGCAGGGTTTAAGAATTggaagaaagggagagaaagaATGAAGGTGCATGTTGGACCGGTTGGTAGTGTTCATAATAAAGCTAGAGAAGCCGCTACAAATTTGATGAATCAAAATACACATATTGAAACGGCTGTGAGCAAACACTCTGAACAAGCTCGTATGGCATAT includes:
- the LOC117613742 gene encoding zinc finger MYM-type protein 5-like — protein: MERFFKRKSSLGSSDSVGSSRTSSSRQSELDEVLANLQADPGLRIRMIEYDTNIRDEVRRAYLQKGPCQPRGHSFPQSNISGINRRFIPQWFDEFDWLEYSVSKDAAFCLYCYLFKSNFEQVGSEAFTGAGFKNWKKGRERMKVHVGPVGSVHNKAREAATNLMNQNTHIETAVSKHSEQARMAYRRCLIASIKCTKFLLRQ